A region of the Dromaius novaehollandiae isolate bDroNov1 chromosome 33, bDroNov1.hap1, whole genome shotgun sequence genome:
ccctccgtccaggtctgctgctgggggcagcccgCCTCGTCCATGCGGGGCCCGTCTGCCGGCAGAGCGGGGGGGGACGTCAGCGCCCCGCCAGCGGCACCGTGCCGCGGGACCCGGGTccccccgcggggctcggggcaCTCACAGGCGACGGTGAGCCGGACGGGCGCGCTGGCCTTGGGGGCCTTGCCGCTGTTGGGCAGCTCGGCCTCGCAGAAGAGCTCGGCGCCGTCGTCCTCCTCGCGGGCGGCCAGGGCCCGGCGCAGCGGTGAGGGGCCCCAGGGCGTCGCGGGACGGCCGCCGCTgtgcagccgcagccgcagcgctgACGAGTGCCCCTTGGGCAGCGTGCACTGCACCGCCACCTCCTCGCCCGCCACCGGGATGGCCGTGCTCACGTGCAGCTGCGGCGCCGGGAAGCCTGCGGGAACGGGGAGCGCGGGAAGCCGCGGTGCAGGGCGGGAGCGCGTCCCTGCCCGCGGAGCCGAGCGGAGGACCCGGCGctgtccccggccccccccggacgcGCTGCAGACACTCACTGTGGACGTGGACCGTGGCCCGCGCCTGGCGCTCCTGGGGCCCCACGCTCCCGGTGCACAGCACCTCGAAGGCTCCCGGCCGCGGCAGGGCGAGCTCGGCCACGGCGCGGTGCCCCTCCTCGGAGACGGAGGCCGGCAGCGGCTGCCCGTCCAGGGAGAGGGCGAATCGCGCCTCCGGGAAGAAGGTGCGGATGGTGCAGGTGGCGTTGGCCGTCTCGTTGACTTCCAAGTGGGTTGTGACGTTCAGCTCAGGGTCCTCCGGGAAAGCTGGAGCCGGGGAGAAAGGTCCCAGGGTGAGAAagccgggagctgccgcgggagatgggagatgggggATGCAGGATGCCAGGAGATGAGGGatgccaggagctgctgcgggaGCCAGGGGACGTGGGACACTGGGGGacgctgggggcaccgggggatGTGGGATGTCGGGGACATGGCACACCAGGGGATGCGGGACACCGGGGGATGTCGAAGGACGTGGGATGCTGGGGAACACGCGACACCAGGGGACACGGGACAGTGGGGGGATGCAGGatgccgggagctgctgcaggatGCCAGGGCATGCGGGATGCAGGACACTGGGATGTGGGATGCTGGGACCTGCCATGGGAGCTGGGGGATGCAGGACCCCAGGTAACACGGGATGCGGGACACGGCGGGGGGACGCTGGGGGTCATGGGAtggcgggagctgctgcaggatgctgggggatgcaggatgctgcgggatgcgggatgctgcGGGATGCTGGGGATGCGGGATGCTGCGGGATGCTGGGGGATGCAGGATGCTGCGGGATgctgggggatgctggggatgcGGGATGCTGTGGGATGCTGGGGATGCGGGATGCTGTGGGATGCGGGAGGCCGGGGATGCAGGACACTGCAGGACGCCGGGGAATACAGGACGCTGTGGGATGCGGGACGCGGGCAGCTGGGGctccaagctgctcccccaaccGGCACCGTGGAGCTGCCGGGCGGCGGAGGCCCGCGGGCAGCGGCTCACCGTAGACGgccagcgcggcgggggcggcggcgctgctcaGGCGGGGCCCGTGGGGCTCCAGGCTCAGCTCCGCCTGGCAGGTGACGTTCTGCCCGTGGTGCCGGCGCCGCGCCGTTATCCGCTGGGTCACCTGCACCTGGTGGGGGCTGAGGTCGGCGTCGTGCTCGAAGGTCCCGGCGCGCAGCGTCTCGGCGCCCCGGCCCAGGGTGACGGTGAGGTTCCTGGCCGGCGCCACCGCGGGCACCTTGCACGTCAGGTTGTGGCTCGCGCCCTCCTCCATCCACGGCACCGGCTCCAGCACCGGCTGCTCCAGGGCGCCTGCGGGAGAGCCGGGAGGGGATGGCAcccgggagcgcggccgccctccctcggcccggccgccgccgccgccgcggccccttaCTGTAGGCGATGAGGTCGGCCGACACGGTCTTCCTCACGCCGGCGCAGGTGTAGAAGCAGAGGATGCTGGAGTGCCACTCGGTGACGTTGATGAGCTCCACGGACATCTCGCCGGGGCCCGACTGGAAGTTGCGCTTGAGGCTGGACGTCTCCAGGTTGCCCTTGGCGGCGGGGTCCGGGCACGTGGTCCTGCACGCCAGGCGGATGGAGCCGCCGTGCTGCACCACCGGCACCGCCGGCTCGATGGACAGCTCGAAGGAGGCCTGCAGCCGCCCTGCGGAGTGAGGCGACGGGCTGGGGACGGGCTCTGCAcggcgcccggccgccggcaGCACGTTAAAAGAGGAAAAGCGGCTTCCAGCCGCTGCCCGCGCCCGCGGGAGGGAGAAGCCGCTGCGGGGCCGCAGGAAGGGCAGCGGCCTCGGGCTGGGCGCCTGCCGCCAGCAAACCCTGCTGCTCCGGAGGGGTCGGCGCTCCGGAGCGTGTGACGGATCCCGCCCACGGCAGCTGTCCCCAgccggcggccgcctcccccGGCATCTGCCCCCGGCCGCCGAGGGGACGGCGAGGCCCCGTGGCCGTCggggccccgctcccggctcGCCCTGCCCGGGAGAGCGGCCGGGTGCTGCCAGCGGGGAAGTgggccggagccgccggccccaGAGGaagccccggccctgcgctgggaaGCCGGCGGTGGCAGGGGGTTCCCCGAGAGAGGCAGCGTGGTTCCCCCTGCGCGGGCTGGGCTGAAGCCCTGCCCTTTTCCCGAAATAGCTGGCTGCAGGAAATGGCAGGATTGCTCCAGGCGGCTGGAATCCACAGGGTTGCACAAGGCCGGCCACGCGCTCCGGCAGCGCCTCAGCCCCCAGCTCCCAccggcccccggcgctgccccggccgggaaTTGGGGCGCGGGAGCCGCGTCCGGCCGCTCGACgccctgcggcccggcccgggcgctcGGCAGCGGGACGTCGCTGTGTCCCCAGGGGCAAAGTCCTGCCCGTGGCACGGCGTGGCCCGGCGTGGGACGGCTCGGCACGGCATCGCCCGGCACGGCCCAGCCCGGCGTGGACGGCTCGGCAGCACAGCCGGAGGGTGCACAGCCGCAGGCACAGGCGGACACCCGCAGCAACACCCAGGGCGACACCCAGACAGTGATACACCCGCAGTGACACACTCGCGCCCTGTGACAGTGACATGCAGCGACGTGCTCGAGCCCGGTGACAGCGGCCGCCCCGCACCCGCCTTGctgccggggggaggaggggggtggggggggcagaaCCACCGCGGGCGCCTGCGCTCGGTGCCGGCCGCTCCCCGGGCCACCGGGTCCCCCCGCTCCTCCGGACCCCCCCGGGCCAccggaccccccagacccccccgggcccccaggTCCCCTCGCACCtccggacccccccggcccccgggtccccccagtCTCCCGGGTCCCCCCGCACCTCCgcacccccccggacccccccggaccccggTCCCCCCTCACCTGCGAGCGCGCACAGGACGCACAgcgccggcagcagcggggaggggcGCATGGCGCGGCCACCGGCACCGGCTCCGCGAGGTTCGGTGCGGTTCGgttcggctccgctcggctccgctcaGCAAGTCCCGGCTCCGCCCGGTTCGGTTCGATTCAGctccggctccgctcggctcAGCTCAGGGCGGCTCCTCCCGGCTCCGCGCGTCCCGGCTCGGCCCGGTTCAGTTCGGTTCGATTcagcccggctccggctccggctccggctccggctccgctcggctcAACTCAGCGCGGCTCCTCCCGGCTCGGCGCGACCCGGTTCCGCTCGTTTCAGCGCGGCTCCTCCCGGTTCCGCTCGTCTCGGCCCGGCCCGGTTCCGCTGGTCTCAGCTCGCCCCGtccctcccgtcccgtcccgtcccgtccggtcccggcggcggcagcgcggcgggtgtcgccgtgcggcggcggcggcgccttatgagcgcggcccccccggggaattccggcgccgcggggcctcgGCCGCGGGCtttcccgcccccccgccgcgccgcggaccggcccccccggtccccccggtcccccccgggCCCTCCGGTCCCCCCGCCGGCCcctgcctcccccggcccccccggttccccccgccccgcctggccacgcgggggggcggccccggccgggggggcggcccccagcaccccgccccctgccccagccgtggggcggcccccctgccccattgccccgGGATGGGGCAgatccctgccctcctgccccactgcccaccggccccgggatggggcagccccacggcggggtCTGTCCCCAAGCGGGTCCCGGGACCCCCAGatatggggcagccccacatggGGTCTGTCCCCGAGGGGGTCCTGTGACCCCCGGagatggggcagccccacggcggggtCTGTCCCCAAGTGGGTACCAGGGTCCCTAGAGATGGGGAAGCCCCACGGCGGGGTCTGTCCCCAAGCTGGTCCCAGGACCCCAGagatggggcagccccacggcgggggtCTCGCTCGGAGGGACAGGACGGTGggtccctgccgcccccccgcctgTGCCCCCCGGGAAGGGGGTCTCGGCGTCAGCGGTGACCTCATCCCCGCGGCGTGGGAGCGAGCGGCTCGCCAAAACGCCGCGCTTCCTCTTCCCTCTCGGCGTTTCGCGAAGTGAGGTGGTTTTCCGTGAACTGGATCAGCAGGGTGGGAAGTGGCGCAGCGCTGCCCGGGCCGCTGATTCCCAGCCTTTCCTTGTCCCCGGGCGGCGATCAGGAACGTCCCACGCGGgacgcgctgcccccgccgcccccgccgcccccgccgacgGGAAACTTCCCGGGTCGGAGCCGCCTcggccgcgggagccgcgggaaccgagccccggccgcggcgcaggGCGCTGCCCGCCGTCCCCAGCCCCGTGCGAGCCCCGGGCAGGCCGGGGGTCTCCATCGAAACAGGGACCTGGGGGTtccccccctcccgcccggctCCACGGGATTTTTGCATCCCCCTCGCCGTCCCGCGCAGCCCCGTTCCCGGCGCCTCCGGCCCTTCCCCACGCACGCGGCTCCTGGCTTCCGGCAGAGGAAAGTCCGGCTCAGGCGCCCGGCGCGGTTTCACTTCTGCATCCCGCTGCAAACCCACGCGCTCGGCTGTGGGgacggcgccgcggccgccagtCCCTCCCCGAGCGCCGCCGAACCACAGCTGCACCGAGCTGCCGAGGGCTCAGCCGCCCCAGCCCGGCTGGAGGCGAAGGTGCGcgccggccgcgcgcggggcacGGGGCTTCCCGGAGCCCTTCGTCCTTGCTCGGCCGCCGGCAGGAACCGCTTATCTCTCCGCACGCGCTgctccggcccctcggccttCCCCGGGCCTTGACTCCGGGCGCTCGCGGGGCGCCGGAGCCGCGGCGCCAGCCCGGGGCACGAAGGCCGCGTCCTGCGGATGCTGCAGCGTCAGCGCCGCGGGGACCGGGGCACGGGGTGCAAAGGGACGAGGTGCAAAGGGACGAGGTGCAAAGGGATGAGGTGCAAAGGGATGAGGTGCAAAGGGATGAggaacggccccggccccgccgcttcCGCCGGCCTCCTTCCACCGCCGCAGAGCAGGGGAACTGCCGAGGAGCAGGCGCCGAGCAAGGACGGGCATCGACGGCCTCTCGCCctggccgcggggcagcgggtcCCGGTGctgcccgggagccgccggcccgTTTGCACGGGGGAAGTGGCCACGGGGACGCGGTGCAGCACGGCGCGGCAcagcacggcgcggcgcggcacagcttgcagccaaagcagccccacagccccggcaCCCAGGAGCGAGGAGGCACCAGCCCGGACTCGAGGGCATTTTACCCCCTGCGAGAGCCGCGGGATTTCCCGGATCGGAGCCCGGCAGACGGAGAGCGGCTGGAGGGGAAGCGGAGAGCCGGGAGGGATCGGCAGCCCGTCGCTCCCCGCTGGGAACGGCACCCTTGGAGCCGATGCCGGGAAGGCGGCACAGCGTCGCGCTCGCCGAGGCctccggggccgcggcccccacGCTGGCGCAGAGCCCCGGGAACGGGGGACGCGGCTCAGCCCATCCGCGGGAAGccagcgccggccccccccccggctccggtTGAGCTGGGGGGGACACAGCCATGGAAAGGGCTTGGGGGCACCGGGAATGGGGCCGTGGGCCGGCGCtcgttgtgggggggggggaggcccggacgcctgggcccagcACTGTGTTGCTCTTGGAAACCTGCCCGTGCCAGGGCTGCGCAAACACAtcctgctgccagccccgcgcggcccccccccggcccccccgccccgccggcgggcaCTGACCCCCAGAGCGCCGGCTCCCCCGGAGCGACGCCGGCGAGGGGCCGGGCGTTCCTGCCCCACCCTGCCAAACGTTCCCCCCGCCGGCCCCAGGTTTCCGACCTGGGCTCGGGTGGGGAAATTCAGGAAATTCCCGGTCGTCCCTCCTCCGCGGCGCTTCCACCCGCTCTTGGAAAGAGCAGGAGATGCTCAGAGCAGGAGGCCCCGAGCAGGACGCGTCCTGGAGCAGGACGCGTCCTGGAGCAGGACCTGGCCCTTGAGCAGGACCCGGCTCTGGTGCAGGACCTGGCCCTTGAGCAGGACACGTCTTGGTGCAGGACCCAGCCCTTGAGCAGGACATGCCATGGTGCAGGACATGTCCCAGAGCAGGACACGTCACAGTGCAGGACCCGGCCCTGGTGCAGGACCTGGCCCTTGAGCAGGACACATCACGGTGCAGGACATGTCCCGGTGCAGGACACATCACGGTGCAGGACATGTCCCGGTGCAGGACACGTCTTGGTGCAGGACATGTCCCGGTGCAGGACACATCATGGTGCAGGACACGTCCCGGTGCAGGACACGTCTTGGTGCAGGACACGTCCCGGTGCAGGACGCGTCACAGTGCAGGACCTGGCCCTGGTGCAAGACATGTCCCGGTGCAGGACCTGGCCCTTGAGCAGGACATGTCCCGGTGCAGGACACGTCCCAGAGCAGGACACGTCCCTGGTGCAGGACACGTCTTGGTGCAGGATCTGGCCCTTGAGCAGGACACGTCCCGGTGCAGGACACGTCCCAGTGCAGGACACGTCTTGGTGCAGGACCTGGCCCTTGAGCAGGACACATCACGGTGCAGGACACGTCCCGGTGCAGGACATGTCCCAGTGCAGGACACGTCTTGGTGCAGGACCTGGCCCTTGAGCAGGACGCGTCCCGGTGCAGGACACGTCCCGGTGCAGGACACGTCTTGGTGCAGGACATGTCCCGGTGCAGGACGCGTCCCGGTGCAGGACGTGGCCCTGGTGCAGGACGCGTCCCGGTGCAGGACGCGGCCCTGGTGCAGGACCCGGCGCAGCACCTCTGGGCCCGCGGGGCGCACGGCCCCTGCTCGCCCTGCCCAAAGGACTGGAAAAGGCAGCTCTGGCCGCGGGGCCCTGGCAGCGCCGGGCTGGCCGCGCGTGGGCATCGGCCCCGGTGCCAGAGCAGCCGCCTCCCAGAAAGGGGCTCGAGCAGCTCCCGCGCCCGCCGGCCCCAGAGCGGCCCGGGACgcgccggcccgcccccgcgccaGGACTTCGGCTGAATCCTCCTTTCCCTGGCACCGCTCCCAATCCGTTGTTTATCCTTTCTGCAAACCCGGGAGCGGTGCCGCGTCCTGGCAGAGCGCCGGCGCTCCAGGTGCGCGACGCCCCgcgggctcccgcggcccccggcccccccgccacGCAGCCCCCGCCGAGGGCTTCTCCGCCGAGCCCCTTGCACGCTCCTGGCACCAGTGCACGCTCCTTGCACGCTCCTCGTGCTCTTGCAAAACCTCCCCTGGTGTTTGGGGGAGCCGGGACCCCCCTTCGCTGCGTGAGCCCGGAGCGGACGGAGctccggggccgcggcagcgctgccgcccgcacggccggACACCGGGGACGGGGCtctgcgccgccgcggcgccaATGCCGGACCCGCGACGCCCGGCTCAGCGCAGCCGGCTGCGGAGCTTCCCGGCGGGGGACCCGGCGCGGCAGCGGCCTCGCGACCCCCCCGCGCGTCCCTccttcctgccgccgccgggccaGCCCCGGCCGCGCTTCCCCCCCCGGCACGGGCCCTCGCTGCTGCTCAGCCACGCGATTGCCAGGAAACGGCCGCGCTCTGGCCCTGCCCGGACCTGCCCCAGGGTTTTCCCCGCCTGCTCAGAGCCGAAGTGGCGCCCGGAGGCGGGGGACGGGCGAGAGGCCCGAGAggggcccggggtggggtggggtggggcggggcggggggccaaGCCCTGGGTTCCCACGGCCGCCCTGAGCGCCGCCCTTGCACGAGCGCGTGCAACGTGGGAACGGGGCTGGAAACGCGCTGCCCTTGCACGAGTGTGTGCAACGCGGGGATGGGGCTGGAAATGTGCCATCCTGAGCGCTGCCCTTGCACGAGCGCGTGCAACGTGGGAACGGGGCTGGAAACGCGCTGCCCTTGCACGAGTGTGTGCAacgcggggagggggctggaaACGCGCTGCCCTTGCACGAGTGTGTGCAacgcggggagggggctggaaACGCGCTGCCCTTGCACGAGCGCGTGCAACGTGGGAACGGGGCTGGAAACGCGCTGCCCTTGCACGAGTGTGTGCAACACGGGGATGGGGCTGGAAACGCGCTGCCCTTGCACGAGTGTGTGCAACGCGGGGATGGGGCTGGAAACGCGCTGCCCTTGCACGAGCGCGTGCAACGTGGGAACGGGGCTGGAAACGTGCTGCCCTTGCACGAGCGCGTGCAACGTGGGAACGGGGCTGGAAATGCGCTGCCCTTGCACGAGCACGTGCAACGTGGGAACGGGGCTGGAAATGTGCCATCCTGAGCGCTGCCCTTGCACGAGCGCGTGCAACGTGGGAACGGGGCTGGAAACGCGCTGCCCTTGCACGAGCGCGTGCAACGTGGGAACGGGGCTGGAAACGCGCTGCCCTTGCACGAGTGTGTGCAATGCGGGGATGGGGCTGGAAACGCGCTGCCCTTGCACGAGCGCGTGCAACGTGGGAACGGGGCTGGAAATGTGCCACCCTGAGTGCCACCCTTGCACGAGCACGTGCGACGTGGGGAGGGGGCTGGAAACACGCTGCCCTTGCACGAGCATGTGCAACGTGGGGAAGGGGCTGGAAATGTGTCACCGAGTGCCACCCTTGCACGAGCGTGTGCAACACGGGGATGGGGCTGGAAACGCACCGCCCTAAGCACCATCCTTGCACAAGCGTGTGCAACATGGGGCTGGAAATGTGCCGCCCTGAGTGTTGCCCTTGCATGAGCACGTGCAACACGGGGACGGGGCTGGAAACGCTCCAGCGGCTCCGGCCGCGCGGGAACTGCCCCGTGCACCTGCCCCAGGGAGGTCCCGGCCCCGGGGGCGAGCacgccggcgcggggggagccgggggtcCGGGCCGTCCCCGAGCGAGCAGGGACGAGGGtgcagcggcgccgcgcggggcccggcggggcgagCGGAGAAGACACGGAGCCTCGTGGGAGAATTTCTCTTCTTGGTTTGCACgcgcagcccggggcagccgctcGCCGCGGCGGTACAGCAGCGCTAGCCCGGGCGGCCCCCGTCCCGCATGTGCCTCCATCCACGGGCGCGGAACAGGTACCAGAGGCCGGCGACGCCGGCCAGCGCCACGACCACGGCCAGCACCACGGCCACGGGGAccagggggctgcggggggaccCTGCGGGGAGAGGACGGGGCTGAGCGGGGGCCGCGGCTCCtgcgccctccccgccggcgccggcgcggcgcCTCACCTCGGAAGGGGACGTCGACCtgggccgcgccggcgccgtAGCGGTTGGCGGccaggcagcggtaggtgcccgCGTGCTGGCTCCGGGCGTCCCGCACCGTcacggcggcgccgccggccgacAGCTCCAGGCTGGCGTTGGAGGGCAGCTCCCAGCGCAGCCGCGGCGGCGGGTTGCCCTCGGCCCGGCACGTCACCGTGAGGTTGTCGCCGGCGGCGAAGGCGGCCGGGGTGGCCGCGACCTGCACGTCGTAGGGCGCCGCTGCGGGGAGcgggggtcacgggggggtcccggcccccggcgTCCCCGACCGCGGGTTTtgcagccccggcgcggggccggaggggccgggggggaccgCGGCGCCCGGCTCACCCCAGACTCGCAGcgtggcggtggcggtggtgcTGACCAGGCGCCGGCCCAGGTGCAGCAGGGCTTTGCAGGCCAGGAGCTGGCCGTCCTGCGCCGGGCGCGCCGTGAAGCCGTGCGACAGCCAGGGGCGGCCGTGGCTGGTGGCGAGCAGGTGCTCCTGGGCGCGCAGCGTCAGCGCGAGGTCCTGCCGGGCCGAGGGCGACGCCTGCACGGAGACGTTGCAGGTGACGCGAGCCTCCGCGCCGGCCACGATCTCCGGGTCCAGGTAGATCTGCGGGGGCGAGAGTCCTGCGcgagaggagggagggatggaggcggcggggccgtgccggcACCCCCGGGCTCTCCCCACGCCTCAGGCCGGGCGCTGGGGCGAGGGTCCCGGCGGGCAGAGCCGGCACCCAGCTCGCCCGGCTGAACGCCGCGAGCCTCACGGTAGCCGTGGAGCGTGGTGTTGGTGATGTGCCGCTCCCTCCCGAAGCCGCCGAAGCACTGGAGGTCCAGCTGCCACTCGGAGACGTTGGGGATGCTG
Encoded here:
- the LOC112997092 gene encoding intercellular adhesion molecule 1-like — encoded protein: MDLLRSWCTMALLCLLLPGGRPSPCGVAISPEEPAVELGSPIVLNCTSSCRNYSRLSWEVSVQKVLAHGPGWVSLSIPNVSEWQLDLQCFGGFGRERHITNTTLHGYRLSPPQIYLDPEIVAGAEARVTCNVSVQASPSARQDLALTLRAQEHLLATSHGRPWLSHGFTARPAQDGQLLACKALLHLGRRLVSTTATATLRVWAAPYDVQVAATPAAFAAGDNLTVTCRAEGNPPPRLRWELPSNASLELSAGGAAVTVRDARSQHAGTYRCLAANRYGAGAAQVDVPFRGSPRSPLVPVAVVLAVVVALAGVAGLWYLFRARGWRHMRDGGRPG